The Chryseobacterium aureum genome contains a region encoding:
- a CDS encoding mannitol dehydrogenase family protein, with protein sequence MNMIYYNYDVSEIRTGILHIGVGNFHRAHQQFYTNMLLNDDDQKDWGICGVCLLPSDEKIVKNLKAQNLQYSLTVCGRNGKDEVYKIGSLKELIWGIENPDAVVKKIADKAVKIITLTITEGGYNLDKETGEFILEDEKIQHDLKNPSHPATVFGFIAEGLRQRQKQSTGAITILSCDNLQHNGTTAKRAFMSFIEAQDPELAAWVKENVTFPNSMVDRITPATTLEDVERLNKRNGTDDRAPVYCEDFAQWVIEDQFIAGRPAWERVGVEFTNDVTTFENMKLSLLNASHTLLSYPAFLMGYRKVDQAMEDKNLVKFIRDFMDKDITPFVPAPENTDLEKYKQTLIERFANHSVSDQVSRLCFDGISKFPVYIIPNLDKMIKGSKDLTRPAFLIASYRHYLKYKTDDHGNAFETAEPWITENDRQLIDSENAHDFLDLSAFKGVQLKTSEQFINQYNSFVEDIKNSGTSSVLQSIIK encoded by the coding sequence ATGAATATGATTTATTACAATTATGACGTATCGGAAATCCGAACAGGAATTTTACATATTGGTGTAGGAAACTTTCACAGAGCACACCAGCAGTTTTATACCAATATGCTGCTTAATGACGATGATCAGAAAGATTGGGGAATCTGCGGGGTATGTCTGCTGCCATCAGATGAGAAGATCGTAAAGAATTTAAAAGCTCAGAATCTTCAGTATTCCCTTACCGTTTGCGGAAGAAACGGGAAAGATGAGGTGTATAAAATCGGTTCTTTAAAAGAGTTGATCTGGGGTATAGAAAATCCGGATGCTGTGGTGAAAAAAATTGCCGACAAAGCTGTTAAGATCATCACTTTGACCATCACAGAAGGAGGCTACAATCTTGATAAAGAAACCGGAGAGTTTATTTTGGAGGACGAGAAAATACAGCATGATCTGAAAAATCCTTCCCATCCTGCTACTGTGTTTGGCTTTATTGCAGAAGGATTGCGTCAGAGACAAAAGCAAAGTACAGGAGCCATTACCATTCTTTCATGCGATAACCTTCAGCATAACGGTACTACCGCAAAAAGAGCTTTTATGTCATTTATAGAAGCACAGGATCCGGAGCTGGCTGCCTGGGTAAAGGAAAATGTAACCTTCCCGAATAGTATGGTAGACCGTATTACTCCGGCCACCACTCTGGAAGATGTGGAAAGATTAAACAAAAGAAACGGTACAGACGATCGTGCCCCTGTCTACTGTGAAGACTTTGCGCAATGGGTCATAGAAGATCAGTTTATTGCAGGAAGACCGGCATGGGAAAGGGTGGGCGTAGAATTTACAAATGATGTAACCACATTTGAAAATATGAAGCTAAGCTTGCTGAATGCTTCTCACACACTCTTATCTTATCCGGCTTTCTTAATGGGATATCGAAAAGTAGATCAGGCAATGGAAGATAAAAATCTGGTAAAATTCATCAGGGATTTTATGGATAAAGACATTACGCCTTTTGTTCCCGCTCCGGAAAATACAGATTTGGAGAAATACAAGCAGACATTAATCGAAAGATTTGCCAATCATAGTGTAAGTGATCAGGTGAGCCGTCTTTGCTTTGATGGAATTTCAAAATTTCCGGTGTATATCATCCCTAATCTTGATAAGATGATAAAAGGATCGAAAGACCTCACAAGACCCGCGTTTCTTATTGCCTCCTACAGACATTATCTTAAATATAAAACTGATGATCACGGCAATGCATTCGAAACAGCAGAACCCTGGATTACGGAGAACGATCGGCAGCTTATAGACAGTGAAAATGCACATGACTTCCTGGATTTGTCAGCTTTCAAGGGAGTTCAGCTGAAAACTTCTGAACAATTCATAAATCAGTACAACAGTTTCGTAGAAGATATAAAAAACTCAGGAACCTCTTCAGTTCTACAATCCATCATAAAATAA
- a CDS encoding MFS transporter: MQINPGINSSDNKTNNAILPFAIITFIYFIVGFLTTVNEQLQAPLKFTFLSHAGSLKNTFTTLISFFFFLGYLLNGTLGSKWVNAFGYKNTILRGLFFMISGLFMYLCSSWIGGHYPDLKFSIKDAVIPYGFIVFVVGSYLMGTSAAIIQVVVNPYAASYELKGTQPVQRLNILTAINSIGTTSAPFFVTVVMFSGISIENIEIRQLLLPLSVLIVCILTVMIITKRLHLPDLAHTRVVGEEKLERSIWSFRHFVLGVLAIFFYVGTEVAIGANINLYAFELMDSGHPITFFGKTDIIVGGMDLGIHALLSTLYWGGFLVGRAVSSFFSKISARTQLITTTVLATLLALVSMITQNLWFLVAIGLLHSSMWSCIYSLSIKGLNKYTSKASGIFISAVFGGAVFTLIQGGLADILGSWRWTWWLTVICELLMLTYALFGSRIREKDLIH, encoded by the coding sequence ATGCAGATAAATCCAGGTATCAACTCTTCAGACAACAAGACAAATAATGCAATACTGCCGTTTGCCATCATTACATTTATTTACTTTATCGTAGGTTTTCTCACCACAGTAAATGAACAGCTGCAGGCACCGCTGAAATTTACCTTTCTGAGTCATGCAGGCAGCCTGAAAAATACATTTACGACTTTGATTTCCTTTTTCTTCTTTTTAGGATATCTTCTGAATGGAACGCTGGGTAGTAAATGGGTAAATGCCTTCGGATATAAAAATACGATCTTGCGTGGGTTATTCTTTATGATTTCCGGCCTCTTTATGTACCTCTGCTCATCATGGATTGGCGGTCATTATCCCGATCTTAAGTTTAGCATAAAAGATGCCGTTATCCCTTATGGATTTATCGTTTTTGTTGTAGGATCTTATTTAATGGGAACATCGGCAGCCATTATTCAGGTAGTGGTAAATCCTTACGCCGCTTCATATGAACTTAAAGGGACTCAACCCGTTCAACGCTTGAATATTCTGACAGCGATCAATTCTATAGGAACTACTTCTGCTCCTTTTTTCGTAACGGTAGTAATGTTCAGTGGAATTTCCATTGAAAATATAGAAATCAGACAGCTTCTGCTTCCCCTTTCTGTATTGATTGTCTGCATCCTTACAGTAATGATCATCACAAAAAGACTTCACCTTCCTGATCTTGCACATACAAGAGTGGTGGGGGAAGAAAAGCTTGAAAGAAGCATCTGGTCATTCAGACATTTTGTATTGGGTGTTCTGGCTATCTTTTTTTATGTAGGAACCGAAGTGGCTATTGGTGCAAATATTAATCTGTATGCTTTTGAGCTGATGGATTCAGGGCATCCTATTACATTCTTCGGAAAAACCGATATCATTGTGGGAGGAATGGATTTAGGAATTCATGCATTACTATCCACATTATATTGGGGTGGTTTTCTGGTAGGAAGAGCAGTATCGAGCTTTTTCAGTAAGATTTCTGCCAGAACACAATTGATTACCACCACAGTGCTGGCAACCCTACTTGCTTTGGTATCTATGATTACCCAAAACCTTTGGTTTCTTGTAGCAATCGGGCTTCTTCATTCATCCATGTGGAGCTGTATCTACAGTCTGTCCATCAAAGGACTAAATAAATATACCTCAAAAGCATCCGGCATTTTTATTTCTGCTGTATTTGGCGGAGCCGTATTTACCCTTATTCAGGGTGGTTTAGCTGATATTTTAGGCTCATGGAGATGGACGTGGTGGCTTACCGTAATCTGCGAACTGCTCATGCTTACTTATGCCCTGTTCGGATCGCGTATAAGAGAAAAAGACCTTATTCACTAA
- a CDS encoding carbohydrate kinase family protein, with amino-acid sequence MEHKKNKAVCFGEVLWDIFPGAQKRVGGAPFNVAYHLSKMGVEANMISSIGNDQLGDDLLDKMKNWNIPADHIQIHAEYPTSTVIATVDENNDAHYDIVEGVAWDFIEATQENQEILKTTDALVFGTLAARYETSRNTLFQLLELSSYNVFDINLREPYYEVGMIKDLLHKTHLAKFNKAEMRMMLDFLGKEYTNEEDGIQYLQDRFDLEEIIISKGSKGALYASGGNFYLYPTIPVTVKDTVGSGDSFLAGFLSKRLEKNSTVHEIMTQAVSLGAFITSQEGACPEYSLDDFISFKNEHPLSVLR; translated from the coding sequence ATGGAACACAAAAAAAATAAAGCAGTCTGTTTTGGAGAAGTGCTCTGGGATATTTTTCCGGGAGCGCAGAAAAGAGTAGGAGGCGCACCATTTAATGTAGCCTATCATCTTTCCAAAATGGGGGTAGAAGCCAATATGATAAGCAGTATTGGTAATGATCAGCTGGGAGATGACCTTTTGGATAAAATGAAAAACTGGAACATTCCTGCGGATCATATTCAGATCCATGCAGAATATCCTACAAGCACGGTCATTGCAACAGTAGATGAAAATAATGATGCTCATTATGACATTGTGGAAGGGGTAGCATGGGATTTTATTGAAGCGACTCAAGAAAATCAGGAAATTCTGAAAACTACAGATGCACTGGTATTCGGAACACTGGCTGCCCGCTATGAGACATCCAGAAATACCTTATTCCAACTCCTTGAACTCAGCAGTTATAATGTTTTTGATATCAACCTTAGAGAACCTTATTATGAAGTGGGAATGATTAAAGATTTACTTCATAAAACCCATCTTGCTAAATTCAATAAAGCAGAAATGCGCATGATGCTTGACTTTTTAGGAAAAGAATATACCAATGAAGAGGACGGAATACAATACCTTCAGGACCGGTTTGATCTTGAAGAAATTATAATTTCCAAGGGAAGTAAAGGAGCTTTGTATGCTTCCGGAGGTAACTTCTATCTGTATCCCACCATACCGGTTACTGTAAAAGATACCGTGGGAAGCGGAGATTCATTCTTAGCAGGGTTTCTTTCCAAAAGATTAGAAAAAAACAGCACAGTGCATGAAATTATGACTCAGGCTGTTTCACTCGGGGCATTCATTACCTCACAGGAAGGCGCATGTCCGGAATATTCATTAGACGATTTTATCAGCTTTAAAAATGAACACCCTCTGTCAGTTTTGAGGTAA
- a CDS encoding VIT1/CCC1 transporter family protein yields the protein MHHQLEKHYVNRVGWLRAAVLGANDGLLSTTSIVIGVAAAEPERHIIILAALAGMIAGAMSMAAGEYVSVSSQEDTEKADLIREQRELEEMPEIELRELAKVYEKRGCTKETAMQVAIELTEHDALGAHARDELGINEITQAKPLLAAAASFGSFAVGALLPFTVSLLAPLKEMVYFQYGFSIIFLMLLGAVSARAGGSSIKIAVLRICFWGTVAMGITALVGHLFGVNVA from the coding sequence ATGCATCATCAGCTTGAGAAACATTACGTAAACAGAGTAGGCTGGCTTCGGGCTGCTGTATTAGGCGCTAATGACGGATTGTTATCCACCACCAGTATTGTCATCGGGGTTGCAGCAGCAGAACCGGAACGTCATATTATTATCCTGGCTGCTCTGGCAGGGATGATTGCCGGGGCCATGTCTATGGCGGCAGGGGAATATGTTTCCGTAAGTTCCCAGGAAGATACGGAAAAGGCAGATTTGATCCGGGAGCAGCGGGAGCTGGAAGAAATGCCGGAAATAGAACTCAGAGAACTGGCTAAAGTATATGAAAAAAGAGGCTGTACCAAAGAAACAGCCATGCAGGTTGCCATTGAGCTTACAGAGCACGATGCACTTGGTGCCCACGCCCGTGATGAACTGGGGATTAATGAAATAACGCAGGCAAAACCTTTGCTGGCCGCCGCCGCCTCGTTCGGTTCATTTGCCGTAGGAGCTTTATTGCCCTTCACTGTTTCTCTTCTGGCTCCTCTTAAAGAAATGGTGTATTTCCAATATGGTTTCTCCATTATATTTTTGATGCTTTTGGGAGCGGTTTCTGCCCGGGCCGGAGGTTCCAGTATTAAAATTGCTGTGCTGAGGATCTGTTTCTGGGGAACCGTAGCTATGGGAATTACAGCATTGGTAGGGCATCTTTTCGGAGTGAATGTAGCCTGA
- the tssD gene encoding type VI secretion system tube protein TssD — MAERNSRGILKFNNGEGQKLLKLNYSVSRATDVSGRVASDPSNALIKITVEATEKSDILESLLNGKYKPTVGEVTFNKSHEEGTLTTLKWTNGYVIQHEVDFDAVDDNSMYISFVISAEQIDLGNSSYDGAWPGSQG, encoded by the coding sequence ATGGCAGAAAGAAACTCAAGAGGAATCTTAAAATTCAACAACGGTGAAGGACAAAAGCTGTTAAAACTGAACTACAGCGTATCAAGAGCTACAGACGTTTCAGGACGTGTTGCATCAGACCCTTCCAATGCACTGATCAAAATTACAGTAGAAGCTACTGAAAAATCAGACATCCTTGAAAGCTTGCTGAACGGAAAATACAAGCCTACCGTAGGCGAGGTAACTTTCAATAAGTCTCACGAAGAAGGAACTTTAACAACATTGAAATGGACAAACGGTTACGTTATCCAGCACGAAGTAGATTTCGATGCCGTAGATGACAACAGTATGTACATCAGTTTTGTGATAAGTGCAGAGCAGATTGATCTTGGTAATTCATCTTATGACGGAGCTTGGCCTGGATCTCAGGGATAA
- a CDS encoding type VI secretion system Vgr family protein: protein MNRNISNSEKISENHIPGINRVVKLDIVIEGKMIKHFKHFRLQQSVKKHHYFELTLAHDTLDGVQNHDLEEAQQFLGKRLTVVFKYKDVEGSPERTFVGVITKVGFSQENHSLGNIVLKGYSPTILLDGAPHIQSFGGDKPVNMGIIAEEVIKQGIESSKFDVKVNAKASSQILYSAQYNETHYNYLCRMAEAYGEQFYYDGEILHFGNMPPQNKSLELIYGSNVSDVNVELKAVHIKPHFYGYNSSSNAKLISGETPIKHVGNLAQTAYKNNEGIFKTPSLQVAPIKAATDMDVVISQTSTAGSRAVEVFTVSGGTTIPFLYPGCVADINMRKSDTSKTAYFTKLMMTEVIHEVDTLGRYKGRFEAIASDTGYIPTPEFTMPIAQPQIATVISNTDPLGQGRITVRFDWQLHDTTNFIRMMSPDAGGTDQITQNRGYVAIPEVGDQVMVGFVHNHPDRPFVMGGMFHGGTALGGGVDNHLKSIQTRSGIRILMNDAEGSVNIIDPSGNNYLMDGKGNIIVTAPKNMTFNVGEDLAINVGKDMKTSVGNDNAVSIINDHKFTSKNYKQTVNENKTINVTGDLKETTSTTTHKAKNGDILLQSSGVAKMLGKIDAKVNKG, encoded by the coding sequence ATGAATAGAAATATCTCGAATTCCGAAAAGATTTCAGAGAATCATATTCCTGGAATCAACCGTGTGGTGAAACTGGATATTGTGATTGAAGGCAAAATGATTAAGCACTTCAAGCATTTCCGTTTACAGCAGAGCGTAAAAAAGCACCATTATTTTGAACTTACATTAGCCCATGATACTTTAGACGGAGTACAGAACCATGATCTGGAAGAAGCTCAGCAGTTTTTAGGAAAAAGATTAACAGTCGTTTTCAAATATAAAGACGTTGAAGGAAGTCCTGAAAGAACTTTTGTAGGAGTGATTACAAAGGTAGGGTTCAGCCAGGAGAATCATAGTTTGGGAAATATTGTTCTGAAAGGCTACAGTCCCACTATTTTACTGGATGGCGCTCCTCATATCCAGAGTTTTGGAGGAGATAAACCCGTGAATATGGGAATTATTGCTGAAGAAGTCATCAAACAGGGCATAGAAAGCAGTAAATTTGATGTGAAAGTCAATGCAAAGGCCTCCTCACAGATTCTTTACAGTGCCCAGTACAATGAAACCCATTACAATTATCTGTGCCGAATGGCAGAAGCCTACGGTGAACAGTTCTATTACGATGGTGAAATATTACATTTCGGAAATATGCCGCCTCAGAACAAATCGCTTGAATTAATCTACGGAAGCAATGTTTCTGACGTGAATGTGGAATTAAAAGCAGTTCATATCAAACCTCATTTTTATGGCTATAACAGCAGTTCCAATGCTAAACTTATTTCCGGAGAAACCCCTATAAAACATGTGGGCAATCTGGCTCAGACAGCCTATAAAAATAATGAAGGAATATTCAAAACACCATCATTACAGGTAGCTCCCATAAAAGCTGCAACCGATATGGATGTTGTCATTTCCCAAACGAGTACCGCCGGAAGCAGAGCTGTGGAAGTTTTTACCGTTTCGGGAGGAACTACAATACCCTTTCTCTATCCGGGATGTGTAGCTGATATCAATATGAGGAAATCGGATACCAGTAAAACAGCCTATTTCACCAAACTGATGATGACAGAAGTTATTCATGAAGTAGATACACTCGGACGCTACAAGGGAAGATTCGAAGCCATTGCCTCAGATACAGGCTATATTCCGACACCGGAGTTTACCATGCCTATTGCGCAGCCGCAGATTGCCACCGTAATCTCCAATACAGACCCGCTGGGACAGGGAAGAATTACAGTCAGATTTGATTGGCAGCTGCATGACACCACCAATTTTATCAGAATGATGTCTCCCGATGCCGGAGGAACGGATCAGATTACCCAAAACAGAGGATATGTAGCCATACCGGAAGTGGGAGATCAGGTGATGGTAGGCTTTGTTCACAATCATCCGGACCGTCCTTTTGTAATGGGAGGAATGTTCCATGGAGGAACCGCACTTGGAGGCGGGGTAGATAATCATTTAAAATCAATACAGACCAGAAGCGGAATCCGGATTTTAATGAATGATGCAGAAGGCAGTGTAAATATCATAGACCCAAGCGGGAATAACTATTTGATGGATGGTAAAGGAAATATCATTGTAACAGCTCCTAAAAATATGACCTTTAATGTAGGAGAAGATCTGGCAATCAACGTAGGAAAAGATATGAAGACCAGTGTAGGAAATGATAATGCCGTTAGTATCATCAATGATCATAAATTTACCTCAAAAAATTATAAGCAGACGGTCAATGAAAATAAAACGATTAATGTAACAGGCGATCTTAAAGAAACTACTTCAACCACTACCCATAAAGCAAAAAACGGAGATATTTTACTGCAGAGTTCAGGCGTAGCCAAGATGTTAGGTAAAATAGATGCTAAAGTGAATAAAGGATAA
- a CDS encoding DUF2931 family protein: MNKIIKYLLSFLFFTQISCQEKKEDPKTKTMTKYEWTEGTSAALGYPMEVYKGGIECEGGEWVGLSFGIVPGDGSWGLINHGMGNGFKSLPARLDFVWMSYMENQFYMIDTDIDTAKIKEYFSKGYQVKATSGSGNVKHLNYKDIGVGMAPGGVVVVWVAGVGVQKEVGRYQGKKVTIPESEIAKLDSHENRFWRKDYLDEVLNNGKVIPTEIKEKNKGKAIPFGLWDTYRIRYSWKPVFELPENAKLNPLTDVGISTVNGEWEQLGAEKNPLTESEWRAIPATISFSLVGADQIKYEAGCDLDEKSAFDAFTKVFGNDPKSTKAAIFIKVNEAYSFFTVLLKGENGKEAFIKTANLEMFKSKVKYKY, translated from the coding sequence ATGAATAAAATAATAAAATACCTGCTAAGCTTTTTATTTTTCACTCAGATCTCATGTCAGGAAAAAAAAGAAGACCCAAAAACTAAAACTATGACAAAATATGAATGGACAGAAGGAACTTCTGCAGCTTTAGGATATCCTATGGAAGTATACAAAGGGGGAATAGAATGTGAAGGAGGAGAATGGGTAGGGTTGAGTTTTGGAATTGTACCTGGGGATGGTTCTTGGGGCTTGATCAATCATGGTATGGGAAATGGTTTTAAGAGTCTTCCGGCCCGATTGGATTTTGTCTGGATGTCATATATGGAAAACCAGTTTTATATGATTGATACCGACATTGATACCGCTAAAATTAAAGAATATTTCAGCAAGGGCTATCAGGTAAAAGCAACCAGTGGAAGTGGTAATGTTAAACATTTAAATTATAAAGATATTGGTGTGGGAATGGCTCCGGGAGGAGTGGTAGTAGTTTGGGTCGCTGGTGTTGGAGTTCAGAAAGAAGTAGGCAGGTATCAGGGAAAAAAGGTAACAATTCCTGAATCAGAAATTGCTAAGCTTGATAGCCATGAAAACCGGTTTTGGCGGAAAGATTATCTTGATGAGGTTTTAAATAACGGTAAGGTTATCCCCACTGAAATAAAAGAAAAAAATAAAGGAAAAGCTATTCCATTTGGATTGTGGGATACCTACAGAATACGATATAGCTGGAAACCGGTTTTTGAGTTACCGGAAAATGCAAAGCTCAATCCGTTGACAGATGTTGGAATATCAACTGTTAATGGCGAATGGGAACAGCTGGGAGCAGAAAAAAATCCTTTAACTGAGAGTGAATGGAGAGCAATACCAGCTACTATTTCATTTTCTTTGGTGGGGGCAGATCAAATCAAATATGAAGCAGGATGTGATCTTGATGAAAAGTCTGCTTTTGATGCTTTTACTAAGGTCTTTGGTAATGATCCTAAATCAACTAAGGCAGCTATTTTTATTAAAGTGAATGAGGCATATAGCTTCTTTACTGTTTTATTGAAGGGAGAAAATGGAAAAGAAGCTTTTATTAAAACTGCTAATTTAGAAATGTTCAAATCTAAAGTTAAGTATAAATACTAA